TTacattttctccaataaatggatgttttcaaagtcaatgaataatcgcatttacacttattgacccaaataatcgagattatgatttttgccataatcggaAGCGTGTAATATATATACTCAAGTATGTGAAAGTGTACGCCTCGTAAGTGAATGTACTACGTTACAGCGCACCACTGCTCTTTGGTGGGTACTTGACTTCGGAGGTCAGGTGAGGAAACGTGTGACAACGGAGATATCTCTAACTGTTCAGAGACGTGAGACGTGAAGAGAAGGAACACAATATATCAGAGTTCAtctggagagagagaaggaacaCAACATATCTGTCGGGTGCAGTTTAGATACTCAGCCATGTTTTTAGTTTTTCTTGCTTGATATAATTCAGCAGAAAATGTAAGTCTTTAAAGTGCGCTGGACGGGCTGTTTGGAGCAAGGCCTCACAAACTGAACGCTGGCAGAAGAAAACGGATCGCATCTGTTCAAAATCAGCATCAGTTAAAGTCCGATATATTAAGAGTTCTTCCACCGCGTTCTGACGGGGAAACCGAAGTGAGTCTTTGCTACTGAGCCTCCATGCTAAAGACAACGGTCGCTTGACATCGTGGAACACGCGGGTTCTCTCCGTGGCTCTTGGAATACGGTATCTTACAAAAACACGGATGTGTAAGTCATGTATTCTCAGACATGTCACATTTTCAGTTTTTCTTGGTTTGTATGATTTCAACTTCGGCAGAACATGTACTTTGTGTACATGTGTCTCTACTTAAAGGTCTCCCATCATGCacttcttaatgtcttttatgCATGAACACGTGCAGGGGCGcgagtgacttatccgaccggcccgatggccagtccgccgcacgtgcccccggtgtgtcggggactCACAGcggtttgtttttctttaaagcTACTGACccggaatcagcactttagtaacaggccGAACTAGAGGGGGGTGAGGCTAGAACAAGGACTCTTTCTCAGCGTTCCACTGAAcatggtttatttgaacatggaacaggaaataaGGTCTGAACCTGTTGAgcctctaaaacaaatcaaatagctcACGAGCTTCTATAGactaaaatctctcaccagcaaaacacctcgtcagttaaaggccattttacgtttcattactataccatacagtatttattatcattatagtaatactatttcggcgattagctaaaatataaattatgtttgagttacatttccatgactttccaGGCTTCTAATGGCCGTACGGAGAACCCTGGATATACGCCTAACAGTGGtacgataggagacctttaagaccTCCTACTGGCTTACGCTGCTTCCCCGGAAAGCACCAGGACACCCCGGGCGCGTATCTCACCTTCTCCCTGATGGCTTCGGGGGAGGTCCACTTGACGGGCAGTTTTCCGGTGTCCTGGATGGACGACGCCTCCTTGGTGAGCCCGAAGTCGCTGACTTTAGCGATGTTGTCGTCAGAAACCAGAACGTTTCGAGCCGCCAGGTCTCTGTGCACGAAGTTGTTGTTCTCCAGATACTCCATGGCCTCACACACGTCACTGAAGAgacagaggggagggggggggggattataAGAGTCAGAACAATATCACTggcttgagcttcagcctcTGATCCATGTCtttctgatcctctccagatggaaggagtcatcacatacagagcatcagctagttcctgagcagtgtccttcacatgctgatatccaagagagggagtcactcaGTCACAAGATGAAGGAATGCCGGGTCTTCTCTGTAATCAAACATCCTGCCAAAATACTGAGTTTCTTCTCAAAATTCTTACTTTCTGTCAAAATCCtgatttttttgtcaaaatcTGAAAATTCGGACTGAATTCAAAACAACTTAAATCTCAACATTCTGACTTCTTCTGAATACGTCTCCGGCTTGAGCCGcaatctcaggatccatgtatttatCATCCTCTCGTATCAAAATGAGCCCCacgaactgagttttaaacatcatgatatccggtcatagtccggtaactACCTGCTAACGGAAGCTCTGCTACAcagttcttcttattattaaaacatgaccggtaagtttcgacACTTGACCGGCAAGAAACCCCCTCGCGGAAGCCccggagtgtgtgtgtataaaatgcacaaacaattattttgtttaaatgtgttcatttgaATAACTTGCTGTTAACCTATAATTAAGAATATATGATGTGTgttgatttatattttgtaatatcataaatatgcaaagtaacttgatgtgtaaaataaatgtagtggggtAAAAGTATAAAGTGAAAATACTCAGGTACAAGTACCTCCATTGTTTACTTAGTTATATTACACCACTGAATAACTGTGACTCTGGATAGGAGCCTCAGTCTCAGTCTGTAagaagaagatgatgatgatgatgaagactcaCAGAGAGAACTTGAGTAAGCAGTCCCCCCCGAGCACGGTCCTTCCTCTGGAGCGCAGGTAGTCCACTAAACTGCCCTGTGGGGACAAGCAGGGGACACAGCAGTTAGCACACAGTCATACGaggaaagcccccccccccccccccccacactcaaaCTCGCCCCCCCCCTTCAAAGTATTCACACTTTGACTGTGCCACGTCTTTTCGGATCAACTTCTTATCTTTCTTCTTATCTTATAAGGACACAAGAGAAAGCGACGCATGCTTCAAAGCAGTCTAACCCATGAGACGGACCTTAGCCATGTACTCGGTGACGATGTAGAGACTTCCCCTCTCCTCCACGATCACCCCCAACAGCTGCACCAGGTTGTTGTGCCTCAGTTgcctaaacaaacacaacaacaacaacaagtgtTAGCTGTAAACATCAAGGTGTCTCTGCTCCGTCAACAACAGAtaaacaatataaatatatcGCCCGTTTGAATCTGAAAGAGAACGGCGCGCTAAAACAAGGCgatataatacatttcatttgtgtgtgtgtgtgtgtgtgtgtgtcggaggAGGGTCTCACGTCATGACGGAGGCCTCGGCGATGAACGCCTGCGCCGTGGCGTCGTTTTTGATGCACTTCACCGCCACTTTGTTCCCTCTGTAGTCTCCCACCATCacatctaacacacacacacacacacacacacacacacacacacacacacacacacacacacacacacacacacacacacacacacacacacacacacacacacacacacacacacacacacacacacacacacacacacacacacacacacacacacacacacacacacacacacacactataattTGACAACctgctttcttttcttttaaccGAATACGATGTCGCTCGACAGGAAAGAAGACATTTGAGGTCTGAGATATTTCCTCACCTCCGAACTCTCCCTTCCCGATGGTCTGCAGCAGCTTCAGCTCCTTCCTGTTCAGCGCCCAGCCGCCTGAGAGAGGAGACACTTAGAGGACTTGGCAGGCTATGGAGCTAACAACGTGACAGAGGCACCGGGCGAAAGCATGCACTGACGAGGCACCGTGGAAACATATTGCATTTTTACACACAAGTTATTACTTAAAAACTAGATGATGAGCTCCACACGGGGATTCAGCCTCTCAGACCGTTGCCATGGGGAAACCCTAAAGAGCGGAATCGGGCCACTTCAAATATTTCCAGGGCAGAATTCTACTCGTTTCTCTACGGCATCGATTGATGAGAACACTCAGCTTTCCCAGATGTCTGAGttattgtatatagactcttctgGCACTGTTGTCTTATTTGTTTTACTTCCTGTATTCATGTTGctctgtgggaggagcctgtgacactTCCTGTATTCATGTTGctctgtgggaggagcctgtgacactTCCTGTATTCATGTTGctctgtgggaggagcctgtgacactTCCTGTATTCATGTTGctctgtgggaggagcctgtgacactTCCTGTATTCATGTTGctctgtgggaggagcctgtgacactTCCTGTATTCATGTTGctctgtgggaggagcctgtgacactTCCTGTATTCATGTTGctctgtgggaggagcctgtgacactTCCTGTATTCATGTTGctctgtgggaggagcctgtgacactTCCTGTATTCATGTTGctctgtgggaggagcctgtgacactTCCTGTATTCATGTTGctctgtgggaggagcctgtgcCTTCAGGTGTTCATAGTCTGCCCTGTGGCCAATGTGCACGTGATGGTGAAGCCTTGAATCTCTTAATCCGTTATGCCGCTAACTAGCGTTTTGTTTTCATAAAAAAGGCCACCTCATCGTGACGTCTGTCGGCAACGGGGTATAaaagactacaattcccacggCGCCTCCTCTAAAGTGACAGAAGGGCAATCTGTCGGAAAGGAACCGCTTTTAACCGTTCAACGAACCTTAAAGTTATGTAAGCCTTAAAGAAAGAAAGACCGAAGTTGCTTATTATTATATTTGAGTGTTGACTTTGTTGAGTTTGTTCTTTTACTTTGAGCATAATGTCAGCCCCAGGCGAACAACTCGTCGCCTGCGAGCGACACAAAGATAAGGGAAAGAAAGCGAGTTAGAAATGTCTGTCTAAGGCacgggggtcaaactcaatgtcATGGCGGCCACATCAGCAGCATGGGGCACTCAAAAGGCCggctgtaactttaagactatatgaaTATACAGatctaaatatataatatatataatataatgtgtTGTATGACATTAtcgcctctgcattggattattatcagatggGGCAATATCTTCatgattaactacgtctgagagcagaagtccagggcagaTAGtttcaagtctcttcagtgcgcatgtcacaaaacgagatgcattgtgggacatgtagtttatgggcaacgtgctcatatattctttcagagctcttgaGGGCCACAGACGATGAAGCCTCGAGTTTGAACCCCCTGGTTTAAGGCGTCTATTGGCTTGATCTACAAATAGGGAAGGAAGCCACGACAAGATGAacacaatgtgtgtgtgaggagagagagtgtgtgtgtggagagagtgtgtgtgaggagtgtgtgtgtgtgtgtgttcttactCCTGGAGAACTCGTCCTGAGCTGCCACCGTCCCCTCCATCAGTTTGGGTTTGATGAGCCGAGTGCAGAGGCCGTCGGCGTCTTTGGTGTAatgctgagagagagagggttcaACGCATTAATACACGTGGAGAGAAAACTGAGGATCCTCAGAAGTCTGCAGAGAGGGCaagagtacacacatcctttactcaggtagaagtacccacatcctttactcaagtagaagtacacacatcctttactcaagtagaagtacacacatcctttactcaagtagaagtacacacatcctttactcaagtagaagtacacacattcgttaatcaagtagaagtacacacatcctttactcaagtagaagtacacgcatcctttactcaagtagaagtacacacatcctttactcaagtagaagtacacacatcctttactcaagtagaagtacagatactcgtgtttaaaaatactctggtgaaagtagaagtactgactaaacttctttacttaagtcaaagtaaagaggctttgaagtgtccttcagtaaaaagtacccatagctagcagctgctttaaagagtacctgacctccctttatatcaatagaacaataatgtcattgttagctaatgaatgtttccatgctgaacaacggcaacatgacaacgtttccattggtccctcttctttagagaagaccaggaagtgatggatacacggatcgtgttccaaccaataggcacgcagtgactctaaagaataatgaccacgcaccaacacacattcagactaaaggaaccagctgtttggaacatgagagaagtagaaagtacaggtatttgagttcaacatgtgagaagtagaaagtacaggtatttgagttcaacatgtagaagtagaaagtacaggtatttgagttcaacatgtaagaagtagaaagtacaggtatttgagttcaacatgtgagaagtagaaagtacaggtatttgtgttcaacatgtgagaagtagaaagtacaggtatttgtgttcaacatgtgagaagtagaaagtacaggtatttgagttcaacatgtaagaagtagaaagtacaggtatttgagttcaacatgagagaagtagaaagttttGAGAAGGTCGTGGCCGCACAGCTCCAGTCTCATCTGTCTGACAATGACATGTATGAGACCGTCCAATCAGGTTTCCGCCCTGCACACAGTACAGAAACAGCCCTAATAAAAGTAGCCAACGACCTACTGATGGCAGCCGACTCTGGGTCACCCAGCATCCTGGTCCTTCTTGACCTGAGTGCGGCTTTCGACACAGTGGACCATACCATCCTCCTCCACCGCCTCGAGACCTACACCAGGGTGACGGACACGGCTCTGAAGTGGTTCTCAAGCTACCTCACCAACCGGAAGTACcacgtgtctctggggggttccAGGTCTGACGACACCGCAGTGACATGCGGggtcccacagggctcagtgctgggGCCGATCCTGTTTTTAATCTATCTATTACCTCTGGGTCATATCATCAGACAACATAACATcaacttccactgctatgcCGACGACACTCAGGTCTACATCAAAACACAACCCAATACCACCACTATCCAAACACTAAACACCTGCCTGGAAGACATCCGCTCCTGGATGACCACCAACTACCTTCAGCTCATCAGCAGCAAGACGGAGGCAATCCTGATAGGCACCACCGACCAGCTTGCCAAGGTCACCAACATCAGCCCCTCCCTTGATGGTCAGCTCATTCCTCTCTCCTCCGTTGTCACCAACCTCGGTGTGAGGTTTGACCCCACTCTGTCTTTCCAAGCCCACATCAAGCATATCACCAAGACCTCCTTCTTTCacctgaaaaacatttcccgACTGAAGCGCTCACTCTCAACTGATGACATCAAAAAACTGGTTCATGCACTCGTCTTCTCAAGACTAGACTATTGCAATGCACTCCTCTCCGGTCTCCCAGCCAAATCCATCAACCGCTTGCAACTAGTCCAGAGCAGCACAGCCAGAGTTCTCACCGGTACAAAAAGGTCAGCTCACATAACCCCCATACTTGGAAAACTACCCTGGCTCCCAGTCCACTACAGGATCCAGTTCAAGGTTCTGCTCCTCACGTACAGAGCCCTGAATGGACAAAGCCCAAAACacctctgtgacctcattcATACCCAGACATCTGCCCGCTCTCTCCGCTCCAGCCGCGCTCCTCTTCTCTACATCCCCCGCACACGTCTCCGAACAATGGGAGACTGAGCCTTCTGCTCGttcgccccgcgcctctggaactccctcccagatcagctgagatctgccccttccaccgaggtcttcaaaaccggccttaagaccctcttctttcggcaggccttccaataaactttgagcacggtacacctggagtactgccatttttatcgctatctccgacttttatttttgtactctattttatattttattttttgatttcttattattattacaattatttgtcttttattatctcaaagcgtatcagtatcccttgttgtgaagcacttcgagatttgtcttggcagatgagaagcgctatataaattaaatatattattatatgtacatgtaagaagtagaaagtacaggtatttgagttcaacatgtaagaagtagaaagtacaggtatttgagttcaacatgtgagaagtagaaagtacaggtatttggagttcaacatgtaagaagtagaaagtacaggtatttgagttcaaaatgagagaagtagaaagtacaggtatttgggttcaacatgtgagaagtagaaagtacaggtatttgagttcaacatgtaagaagtagaaagtacaggtatttgggttcaacatgtaagaagtagaaagtacaggtatttgagttcaacatgtgagaagtagaaagtacaggtatttgagttcaacatgtaagaagtagaaagtacaggtatttgagttcaacatgtaagaagtagaaagtacaggtatttgagttcaacatgtgagaagtagaaagtacaggtatttgggttcaacatgtgagaagtagaaagtacaggtatttgagttcaacatgtaagaagtagaaagtacaggtatttgggttcaacatgtgagaagtagaaagtacaggtatttgagttcaacatgtgagaagtagaaagtacaggtatttgagttcatcatgtaagaagtagaaagtacaggtatttgtgttcaacatgtaagaagtagaaagtacaggtatttgagttcaatcatgtaagaagtagaaagtacaggtatttgagttcaatcatgtaagaagtagaaagtacaggtatttgagttcaacatgtgagaagtagaaagtacaggtatttgagttcatcatgtaagaagtagaaagtacaggtatttgtgttcaacatg
The sequence above is drawn from the Pseudochaenichthys georgianus unplaced genomic scaffold, fPseGeo1.2 scaffold_1697_arrow_ctg1, whole genome shotgun sequence genome and encodes:
- the LOC117441463 gene encoding tyrosine-protein kinase CSK-like encodes the protein MVSPLCSSSFFLLIFPPLFSLFSFSPHSWFHGKITREQAERLLYPPETGLFLVRESTNYPGDYTLCVSCDGKVEHYRIIYHNGKLTIDEEEYFENLMQLVEHYTKDADGLCTRLIKPKLMEGTVAAQDEFSRSGWALNRKELKLLQTIGKGEFGDVMVGDYRGNKVAVKCIKNDATAQAFIAEASVMTQLRHNNLVQLLGVIVEERGSLYIVTEYMAKGSLVDYLRSRGRTVLGGDCLLKFSLDVCEAMEYLENNNFVHRDLAARNVLVSDDNIAKVSDFGLTKEASSIQDTGKLPVKWTSPEAIREKRFSTKSDVWSYGILLWEIYSFGRVPYPRIPLKEVVPRVEKGYKMDAPDGCPPVVYDLMKQCWTLDSVVRPSFHMLRDKLQHIRAKELYL